A stretch of the Malus sylvestris chromosome 10, drMalSylv7.2, whole genome shotgun sequence genome encodes the following:
- the LOC126584812 gene encoding uncharacterized protein LOC126584812 isoform X1 has translation MDQDFRMMRSQVPAFGSWDWNQDLPFTQCFESARQAGLLRYTTYSDEHDEDHDLYVAGDLYENHVVTPTMIVVPRRRNKMRQSHVKEVKEQSWMVSDVKEPPSPPPSRRPTPKPVDEDLYKISPHLFAKSKKKRGFGFFSSCLLPTCIA, from the exons ATGGATCAA GATTTTAGGATGATGAGGAGTCAAGTTCCAGCGTTTGGGAGCTGGGATTGGAACCAAGACCTTCCATTTACTCAGTGTTTTGAGTCGGCAAGGCAGGCTGGGCTTCTGCGCTACACTACTTACTCTGATGAACACGATGAGGATCATGATCTGTATGTTGCTGGTGATTTGTACGAGAATCATGTTGTCACACCTACCATGATTGTTGTTCCTCGCAGAAGG AACAAAATGCGGCAGTCGCATGTGAAAGAAGTAAAAGAGCAAAGTTGGATGGTGAGTGATGTGAAGGAGCCACCAAGCCCCCCACCAAGCCGCAGGCCTACACCAAAGCCAGTGGATGAAGACTTGTACAAAATCTCACCACACCTCTTTGCAAAATCCAAAAAG AAGAGAGGATTTGGGTTCTTTTCAAGCTGCTTGCTGCCAACTTGTATTGCTTGA
- the LOC126584812 gene encoding uncharacterized protein LOC126584812 isoform X2 gives MDQDFRMMRSQVPAFGSWDWNQDLPFTQCFESARQAGLLRYTTYSDEHDEDHDLYVAGDLYENHVVTPTMIVVPRRRNKMRQSHVKEVKEQSWMVSDVKEPPSPPPSRRPTPKPVDEDLYKISPHLFAKSKKRGFGFFSSCLLPTCIA, from the exons ATGGATCAA GATTTTAGGATGATGAGGAGTCAAGTTCCAGCGTTTGGGAGCTGGGATTGGAACCAAGACCTTCCATTTACTCAGTGTTTTGAGTCGGCAAGGCAGGCTGGGCTTCTGCGCTACACTACTTACTCTGATGAACACGATGAGGATCATGATCTGTATGTTGCTGGTGATTTGTACGAGAATCATGTTGTCACACCTACCATGATTGTTGTTCCTCGCAGAAGG AACAAAATGCGGCAGTCGCATGTGAAAGAAGTAAAAGAGCAAAGTTGGATGGTGAGTGATGTGAAGGAGCCACCAAGCCCCCCACCAAGCCGCAGGCCTACACCAAAGCCAGTGGATGAAGACTTGTACAAAATCTCACCACACCTCTTTGCAAAATCCAAAAAG AGAGGATTTGGGTTCTTTTCAAGCTGCTTGCTGCCAACTTGTATTGCTTGA